In one Deltaproteobacteria bacterium genomic region, the following are encoded:
- a CDS encoding XdhC/CoxI family protein: MWQLLPALRELVEGRQTGALATVVRASGSAPQKPGARLLLREDGSTVGTVGGGTVEARVLEHLEACLRTGKAGTISFDLVRDLGMCCGGSMEVFMERIEAPDRLVLFGAGHVAQPTASLARSVGFAPVIVDEREDWNTPERFPGAEHLLLPPAEAVERLALRDDDWILIMTHEHRQDEEVLELCLPRPHRYLGMIGSKRKVFQTLQRIAARGPLPELGRLHAPIGAPLGAVGPEEIAVSIVSELIALRRGAALPGMSVTHSPRLQQVLEGALSPTDAAREEG, from the coding sequence ATGTGGCAGCTCCTCCCCGCCCTGCGTGAGCTCGTCGAGGGGCGCCAGACCGGCGCCCTGGCCACCGTCGTGCGCGCCTCGGGCTCGGCCCCCCAGAAGCCCGGGGCCCGGCTCCTCCTGCGGGAGGACGGCTCCACGGTGGGAACCGTCGGCGGGGGCACGGTCGAGGCCCGCGTGCTGGAGCACCTCGAGGCCTGCCTGCGGACCGGCAAGGCCGGGACGATCAGCTTCGACCTGGTCCGCGATCTGGGCATGTGCTGCGGAGGCAGCATGGAGGTCTTCATGGAGCGCATCGAGGCGCCCGATCGGCTCGTCCTCTTCGGCGCCGGCCACGTCGCCCAGCCCACGGCGAGCCTCGCCCGCTCGGTGGGCTTCGCCCCGGTGATCGTGGACGAGCGCGAGGACTGGAACACCCCCGAGCGCTTCCCCGGCGCCGAGCACCTGCTCCTGCCCCCGGCCGAGGCCGTGGAGCGGCTCGCCCTGCGGGACGACGACTGGATCCTGATCATGACCCACGAGCACCGCCAGGACGAGGAGGTGCTCGAGCTCTGCCTGCCCCGCCCGCACCGCTACCTCGGGATGATCGGCAGCAAGCGCAAGGTCTTCCAGACCCTCCAGCGGATCGCCGCCCGCGGGCCCCTGCCCGAGCTCGGCCGCCTCCACGCCCCCATCGGCGCCCCCCTGGGCGCGGTGGGGCCGGAGGAGATCGCCGTCAGCATCGTCTCGGAGCTCATCGCCCTGCGCCGGGGCGCCGCGCTGCCCGGGATGAGCGTCACCCACAGCCCCCGGCTCCAGCAGGTCCTGGAGGGCGCCCTGAGCCCCACCGACGCCGCCCGGGAAGAGGGTTGA
- a CDS encoding response regulator — MADPKRILVVDDEDAVNIVLGELLRDAGYDVSIAMTCSEGISQMETGGFDLVITDKNLPDDSGMEIVRKARAMESGPEAVMITAYASLETAIEAMDLGARGYILKPFDDIKEVLSKVEKILAAADERRKMKNLIEQLRQSNEAAGERNK, encoded by the coding sequence ATGGCGGATCCCAAGCGCATTCTCGTGGTGGATGACGAGGACGCGGTCAACATCGTGCTCGGCGAGCTGCTGCGCGATGCGGGCTACGACGTCTCGATCGCCATGACCTGCTCGGAGGGGATCTCCCAGATGGAGACGGGGGGCTTCGATCTGGTGATCACCGACAAGAACCTCCCCGACGACTCGGGCATGGAGATCGTCCGCAAGGCGCGGGCGATGGAGTCCGGCCCGGAGGCGGTCATGATCACCGCCTACGCCTCCCTGGAGACGGCCATCGAGGCCATGGACCTCGGGGCCCGGGGCTACATCCTCAAGCCCTTCGATGACATCAAGGAGGTCCTCTCGAAGGTCGAGAAGATCCTCGCCGCCGCCGATGAGCGCCGGAAGATGAAGAACCTCATCGAGCAGCTCCGTCAGAGCAACGAGGCCGCGGGCGAGCGCAACAAGTAG
- a CDS encoding ATP-binding protein, with amino-acid sequence MEQLREELERCRSMLIQSAKLADLGQEVASLAHEVAQPLLAIKAFAQMLKAQLEADEGAQRRAAFIEEQAIVLEQLVVRLRNYARQSIGEADARADLPAVVESVLMLVDHRLAKARVDVQVSFPDEVPLVALDPVRGQQLLVNLLTNAADAVEGQDDRRVLVVGKVEPGRVKVYVVDSGPGIPEEVRAKILEPFFTTKGPERGTGLGLPIVKEILDACGGGLEILSASEVPLEGFEGMGTAMVMDIPLAEPEA; translated from the coding sequence GTGGAGCAGCTTCGGGAGGAGCTCGAGCGCTGCCGCTCCATGCTGATCCAGTCGGCCAAGCTCGCCGACCTGGGGCAGGAGGTGGCCTCCCTCGCCCACGAGGTGGCCCAGCCCCTGCTGGCGATCAAGGCCTTCGCCCAGATGCTCAAGGCCCAGCTCGAGGCGGACGAGGGCGCCCAGCGGCGCGCCGCCTTCATCGAGGAGCAGGCGATCGTGCTGGAGCAGCTGGTGGTGCGCCTGCGCAACTACGCCCGGCAGTCGATCGGTGAGGCCGACGCCCGGGCCGATCTGCCCGCGGTGGTCGAGAGCGTGCTGATGCTGGTCGATCACCGGCTGGCCAAGGCCCGGGTGGACGTGCAGGTGAGCTTCCCCGACGAGGTGCCGCTGGTGGCCCTCGACCCCGTCCGCGGCCAGCAGCTGCTGGTGAACCTGCTGACCAACGCCGCCGACGCGGTGGAGGGGCAGGACGATCGGCGGGTCCTCGTGGTGGGCAAGGTGGAGCCGGGGCGGGTGAAGGTCTACGTCGTGGACTCCGGTCCCGGCATCCCCGAGGAGGTCCGGGCGAAGATCCTGGAGCCCTTCTTCACCACCAAGGGCCCGGAGCGGGGCACCGGGCTCGGCCTGCCCATCGTCAAGGAGATCCTCGACGCCTGCGGCGGCGGGCTCGAGATCCTGTCCGCGAGCGAGGTTCCCCTCGAGGGCTTCGAAGGGATGGGCACGGCTATGGTAATGGACATCCCTCTGGCGGAGCCGGAGGCCTAG
- a CDS encoding FecR domain-containing protein — protein MSARGTKIWTGTCVVVTVVALAATLLAWPSMATTRDRAGGEGGEGALTGGLQVESLIGQVEVRQKDGSWKKLETGDVLGEGAVLRTGAFSRGMFRAKDGSKLAVKPNSTVTVAADDESKSRFVIAEGRVAADIPRQESKAYEFSAATGDARAETQGGRFQVVASREGLLGVATESGKVDLVAKGERVTVAAGKQAVALPDAAPSNPVAIPAQVFLRVKWPEGETTEDAVVLTGMTGQGSTLRIGGQTVEVGPDGSFERTLPLKKGENHFSVIAEDLSGRIERVDSPTVVRKDEPQKALKLKVSTEGNIWE, from the coding sequence ATGAGCGCGCGCGGTACCAAGATCTGGACCGGGACCTGCGTGGTCGTCACCGTGGTGGCCCTGGCGGCGACCCTGCTGGCCTGGCCCTCGATGGCGACCACCCGGGATCGGGCGGGCGGCGAGGGCGGCGAGGGCGCCCTCACCGGTGGACTGCAGGTCGAGTCCCTGATCGGGCAGGTCGAGGTGCGCCAGAAGGACGGCAGCTGGAAGAAGCTCGAGACCGGAGACGTGCTGGGCGAGGGGGCGGTCTTGCGCACCGGCGCCTTCAGCCGGGGCATGTTCCGTGCGAAGGACGGCTCGAAGCTAGCCGTGAAGCCGAACTCGACGGTGACCGTCGCCGCGGATGACGAGAGCAAGAGCCGCTTCGTCATCGCCGAGGGTCGCGTGGCCGCCGACATCCCCCGCCAGGAGAGCAAGGCCTACGAGTTCTCCGCGGCGACGGGTGACGCGCGCGCCGAGACCCAGGGTGGCCGCTTCCAGGTGGTCGCCAGCCGGGAGGGCCTCCTGGGCGTCGCCACCGAGTCGGGCAAGGTCGACCTGGTCGCGAAGGGCGAGCGGGTGACCGTGGCGGCCGGCAAGCAGGCCGTGGCGCTGCCCGACGCGGCGCCGAGCAACCCGGTCGCGATCCCGGCGCAGGTCTTCCTCCGGGTGAAGTGGCCGGAGGGGGAGACCACCGAGGACGCCGTCGTCCTCACCGGGATGACCGGCCAGGGCTCCACCCTGCGCATCGGCGGACAGACGGTGGAGGTCGGCCCCGACGGCTCCTTCGAGCGGACGCTGCCGCTGAAGAAGGGGGAGAACCACTTCTCGGTGATCGCCGAGGACCTCAGCGGGCGAATCGAGCGCGTTGACTCGCCGACCGTCGTCCGCAAGGATGAGCCGCAGAAGGCCCTGAAGCTGAAAGTGTCGACCGAAGGGAACATCTGGGAGTGA
- a CDS encoding sensor histidine kinase, whose translation MRLWQWLALALGLAATVPLLLVGGSIALLSRSSLEEQAIAVQRSTVGGVAGAADLWLNEVTERLRLTGEVIDFDSLDDRARLGALRLIYRQLEEVDIVGLYDAEGSSILPEVYLSEAEAQGQRLPADSEDLLRFRSKLPLAEARKTGLAIGRPYLVERKHTMCVAMAAHLPGQLDAVIGVELILTPLQEIVANVPHAEVGVAFIVDRERRVLAHADGALFGTDRPRIDAYLESDTPVVADDGTEWVGTTARLRGIDWVAVVERPRGVALAEANRLLLRIAGILAFALLVAVAMGLGLGRKIGRPVVQISESAASLASGDLSTRAEARGPGEIQDLATAFNAMASALEVSQEEIEAFNRELQDRVDERTEELKVAQAQLLQSRKLAAVGELGAGVAHELNNPLTGILGMAQLMLAKRGAEDPERKFLERIEKDAKRCRDVTMNLLRFSEQGERESRVEFDLREAVESAVSLRRSTMEEAGITLEVDAGDQPLLAEGNLGQIQEAVLALLSNARQAVGEAGRISVTAHREGDFGVIAVIDDGVGIPEANLSRVFEPFFSTKSDWRSPGLGLSVTHQTLQSHGGRITIESTEGEGTEVRLRLPLRAAGRGES comes from the coding sequence GTGCGGCTCTGGCAGTGGCTTGCGCTGGCGCTGGGTCTGGCGGCGACGGTGCCTCTCCTTCTCGTGGGAGGCAGCATTGCCCTGCTCTCGCGCAGCTCCCTGGAGGAGCAGGCGATCGCCGTGCAGCGCAGCACGGTCGGCGGCGTCGCCGGCGCCGCCGATCTCTGGCTCAACGAGGTCACTGAGCGGCTCCGCCTCACCGGTGAGGTCATCGACTTCGACTCCCTCGATGACCGCGCGCGGCTGGGGGCGCTGCGGCTGATCTACCGGCAGCTGGAGGAGGTCGACATCGTCGGCCTCTACGACGCCGAGGGCAGCTCGATCCTCCCCGAGGTCTACCTGAGCGAGGCGGAGGCTCAGGGGCAGCGCCTGCCCGCCGACTCCGAGGACCTCCTGCGCTTCCGCAGCAAGCTGCCCCTGGCCGAGGCCCGCAAGACCGGCCTGGCCATCGGGAGGCCCTACCTGGTGGAGCGCAAGCACACCATGTGCGTGGCGATGGCCGCCCACCTGCCGGGTCAGCTCGACGCGGTGATCGGGGTGGAGCTGATCCTCACTCCCCTGCAGGAGATCGTCGCCAACGTGCCCCACGCCGAGGTGGGCGTGGCCTTCATCGTCGACCGTGAGCGCCGGGTGCTGGCCCACGCGGACGGCGCCCTCTTCGGCACCGACCGGCCGAGGATCGACGCCTACCTGGAGAGCGACACGCCGGTGGTGGCCGACGACGGCACCGAGTGGGTCGGGACCACGGCCCGGCTGCGAGGGATCGACTGGGTCGCCGTGGTCGAGCGGCCCCGGGGGGTGGCGCTGGCCGAGGCGAACCGCCTGCTGCTGCGGATCGCCGGCATCCTGGCCTTCGCCCTCCTGGTGGCGGTGGCCATGGGCCTGGGGCTCGGCCGGAAGATCGGCCGGCCGGTGGTGCAGATCTCCGAGAGCGCGGCCTCCCTGGCCTCGGGGGATCTCTCCACCCGCGCCGAGGCGCGAGGGCCGGGCGAGATCCAGGATCTGGCCACGGCCTTCAACGCCATGGCCAGCGCCCTGGAGGTCTCCCAGGAGGAGATCGAGGCCTTCAACCGCGAGCTGCAGGACCGGGTCGACGAGCGCACCGAGGAGCTGAAGGTGGCCCAGGCCCAGCTGCTCCAGAGCCGCAAGCTCGCGGCCGTGGGCGAGCTCGGCGCCGGGGTGGCCCACGAGCTGAACAACCCCCTCACCGGCATCCTGGGCATGGCCCAGCTGATGCTCGCCAAGCGCGGCGCCGAGGATCCGGAGCGGAAGTTCCTGGAGCGGATCGAGAAGGACGCCAAGCGCTGCCGGGACGTCACCATGAACCTCCTGCGCTTCTCCGAGCAGGGCGAGCGCGAGAGCCGGGTCGAGTTCGACCTGCGCGAGGCCGTGGAGTCCGCGGTCAGCCTCCGCCGCTCGACGATGGAGGAGGCCGGGATCACCCTCGAGGTGGACGCCGGAGACCAGCCCCTGCTGGCCGAGGGGAACCTGGGCCAGATCCAGGAGGCGGTCCTCGCGCTGCTCTCCAACGCCCGGCAGGCGGTGGGGGAGGCGGGGCGGATCTCGGTCACGGCCCATCGAGAGGGCGACTTCGGGGTGATCGCCGTGATCGACGACGGCGTGGGCATCCCCGAGGCGAACCTCTCCCGGGTCTTCGAGCCCTTCTTCTCCACGAAGTCGGACTGGCGCAGCCCGGGCCTCGGCCTCTCGGTGACCCACCAGACCCTGCAGTCCCACGGGGGGCGGATCACCATCGAGAGCACGGAGGGGGAGGGGACCGAGGTTCGCCTGCGCCTCCCCCTGCGGGCCGCCGGCAGGGGCGAATCCTGA
- the rplQ gene encoding 50S ribosomal protein L17 has protein sequence MRHKKLGRKFSRTASHRKAMFRNMATSLLEHERIQTTDAKAKDLRRVAEKLITLAKKGDLAARRRAFRDVQNSDVLKKLFEEIGPRYAERTGGYTRIMKVGRRQGDNAPMSIIELV, from the coding sequence ATGCGTCACAAGAAGCTTGGCCGTAAGTTCAGCCGTACGGCCTCCCATCGCAAGGCGATGTTCCGCAACATGGCGACCTCGCTGCTGGAGCACGAGCGGATCCAGACCACCGATGCCAAGGCCAAGGACCTGCGGCGGGTGGCGGAGAAGCTCATCACCCTCGCCAAGAAGGGTGACCTGGCCGCCCGCCGTCGGGCGTTCCGGGACGTGCAGAACAGCGACGTCCTCAAGAAGCTCTTCGAGGAGATCGGCCCTCGCTACGCCGAGCGCACTGGTGGCTACACCCGGATCATGAAGGTCGGGCGGCGCCAGGGCGACAACGCGCCGATGTCCATCATCGAGCTCGTCTAG
- a CDS encoding DNA-directed RNA polymerase subunit alpha: protein MVDVVTAKNWRDLFRPRGLVVDQDNLSGTYGKFVAAPLERGFGLTLGNALRRVLLSSLQGAAITSVRIEGVDHEFATIPDVVEDVTDIILNLKEVLLRMDTLEERTIRIEAQGPKDVTAGDIIHDSTVEVLNPGHHLFSIAEGGKAVIEMTCRRGRGYQPADQNKKEGQPIGTIPIDSLFSPIKKVNFNVTSARVGQRTDYDRLVLEIWSDSSVVPQDAVAYAAKIVKEQLAIFINFDETEEAATYPEPEADTGETEVNENLYRSVDELELSVRSANCLQNANIKTIADLVQKTEADMLKTKNFGRKSLKEIKEILAEMGLSLGMKPESLPPPKSGD from the coding sequence ATGGTTGATGTCGTTACCGCAAAGAACTGGCGCGATCTCTTCCGGCCCCGCGGGCTGGTGGTCGACCAGGACAACCTCTCTGGCACCTACGGGAAGTTCGTCGCTGCTCCGCTCGAGCGGGGCTTCGGCCTCACCCTCGGCAACGCCCTGCGGCGGGTGCTGCTCTCCTCCCTGCAGGGGGCGGCGATCACCTCCGTGCGCATCGAGGGCGTGGACCACGAGTTCGCGACGATCCCCGACGTGGTCGAGGACGTCACCGACATCATCCTGAACCTCAAGGAGGTCCTCCTGCGGATGGACACCCTCGAGGAGCGGACCATCCGGATCGAGGCTCAGGGGCCCAAGGACGTCACCGCCGGTGACATCATCCATGACTCCACCGTCGAGGTCCTCAACCCGGGTCACCACCTCTTCTCCATCGCCGAGGGTGGCAAGGCCGTCATCGAGATGACCTGCCGCCGGGGCCGCGGCTATCAGCCCGCGGACCAGAACAAGAAGGAAGGGCAGCCGATCGGGACCATCCCCATCGACTCGCTCTTCTCGCCGATCAAGAAGGTCAACTTCAACGTGACCAGCGCGCGCGTGGGTCAGCGGACCGACTACGACCGGCTCGTCCTCGAGATCTGGAGCGACAGCTCCGTGGTGCCTCAGGACGCGGTGGCCTACGCCGCCAAGATCGTCAAGGAGCAGCTGGCGATCTTCATCAACTTCGATGAGACCGAGGAGGCCGCGACCTATCCCGAGCCCGAGGCCGACACGGGCGAGACCGAGGTCAACGAGAACCTGTACCGCTCGGTGGACGAGCTCGAGCTCTCGGTGCGGTCGGCGAACTGCCTGCAGAACGCCAACATCAAGACCATCGCCGACCTCGTGCAGAAGACCGAGGCCGACATGCTCAAGACCAAGAACTTCGGTCGCAAGTCGCTCAAGGAAATCAAGGAGATCCTCGCGGAGATGGGCCTCTCGCTGGGCATGAAGCCCGAGAGCCTCCCGCCGCCGAAGTCTGGCGACTAG
- the rpsD gene encoding 30S ribosomal protein S4 — protein MARYVESVCRLCRRENLKMYLKGDRCYSDKCAIERRPYPPGQHGQARTKFSEYGVQLREKQKVKRMYGLLEKQFRNYYAMAARKKGKTGENLLRLLEHRLDNVVFRMGFADTRTEARQFVRHGHFRVNGRKVNIPSFQTKPGMKITVREKSQKVARINAALEAVERRGVPGWIELDAAAYTGTVISPAAREDITMPIQESLIVELYSK, from the coding sequence ATGGCACGCTACGTGGAATCGGTGTGTCGGCTCTGCCGGCGCGAGAATCTGAAGATGTACCTGAAGGGTGACCGCTGCTACAGCGACAAGTGCGCCATCGAGCGTCGCCCCTATCCGCCGGGCCAGCACGGCCAGGCGCGGACCAAGTTCTCCGAGTACGGCGTCCAGCTTCGCGAGAAGCAGAAGGTCAAGCGGATGTACGGGCTGCTCGAGAAGCAGTTCCGCAACTACTACGCCATGGCCGCTCGCAAGAAGGGCAAGACCGGCGAGAACCTCCTGCGCCTCCTCGAGCATCGCCTCGACAACGTGGTGTTCCGGATGGGCTTCGCCGACACCCGCACCGAGGCGCGTCAGTTCGTGCGCCACGGGCACTTCCGGGTGAACGGCAGGAAGGTGAACATCCCCTCCTTCCAGACCAAGCCCGGCATGAAGATCACCGTCCGGGAGAAGAGCCAGAAGGTCGCTCGGATCAACGCCGCCCTCGAGGCGGTCGAGCGTCGGGGCGTCCCTGGTTGGATCGAGCTGGACGCGGCGGCCTACACCGGCACCGTGATCTCTCCGGCGGCGCGTGAGGACATCACGATGCCCATCCAGGAGAGCCTGATCGTCGAGCTCTACTCGAAGTAG
- the rpsK gene encoding 30S ribosomal protein S11 produces the protein MAEKKGRKRVKKNVPVGVVHVKATFNNTIISVTDQQGNVLSWSSAGSKGFKGSRKSTPFAAQVAAGDACSKAMEHGVRQVAIMVNGPGAGRESAMRAVGAAGLKVTLIKDVTPIPHNGCRPPKRRRV, from the coding sequence ATGGCGGAGAAGAAAGGGCGCAAGCGCGTCAAGAAGAACGTGCCCGTGGGCGTGGTCCACGTGAAGGCGACGTTCAACAACACGATCATCTCGGTCACCGATCAGCAGGGCAACGTCCTGTCCTGGTCCTCGGCCGGCTCCAAGGGCTTCAAGGGTTCTCGAAAGAGCACGCCCTTCGCCGCCCAGGTGGCCGCCGGCGATGCCTGCTCCAAGGCCATGGAGCACGGCGTCCGGCAGGTCGCGATCATGGTGAACGGACCGGGTGCTGGCCGCGAGTCGGCAATGCGCGCCGTCGGTGCCGCTGGTCTGAAGGTGACCCTCATCAAGGACGTCACCCCCATCCCCCACAATGGCTGCCGCCCCCCGAAGCGGCGCCGCGTCTAG
- the rpsM gene encoding 30S ribosomal protein S13, with translation MARIAGVDLPREKRVSTALTYIYGIGDHTAGLICERAGVDPATRTKDLGDDDVRKIRDAIEAGIKVEGDLRREINMNIKRLMDLGCYRGLRHRKGLPVRGQRTHTNARTRKGPRRSVARKKK, from the coding sequence GTGGCACGTATTGCAGGGGTCGACCTGCCTCGCGAGAAGCGAGTCAGCACCGCCCTCACCTACATCTACGGCATCGGCGACCACACCGCCGGTCTGATCTGCGAGCGCGCCGGAGTCGATCCGGCCACCCGGACCAAGGACCTCGGTGACGACGATGTCCGTAAGATCCGTGACGCCATCGAGGCTGGGATCAAGGTCGAGGGCGATCTTCGCCGCGAGATCAACATGAACATCAAGCGTCTGATGGACCTGGGCTGCTACCGCGGCCTGCGCCACCGGAAGGGCTTGCCCGTTCGTGGTCAGCGCACTCACACCAACGCACGCACGCGCAAGGGCCCTCGCCGCAGCGTCGCGCGCAAGAAGAAGTAA
- the rpmJ gene encoding 50S ribosomal protein L36 produces the protein MKVRASVKKMCNRCKIIRRKGVVRVICSANPRHKQRQG, from the coding sequence ATGAAGGTTCGAGCGTCCGTCAAGAAGATGTGCAACCGCTGCAAGATCATCCGCCGCAAAGGCGTGGTGCGCGTGATCTGTTCGGCGAATCCCCGCCACAAGCAGCGTCAGGGCTAG
- a CDS encoding adenylate kinase translates to MRLVFFGPPGAGKGTQAVRICERLGIPQVSTGVILRAAKAEGTPMGLKAAEYMDGGQLVPDEVVVGIVEERIAQEDAAAGYILDGFPRTLPQAEALDALLAERGEALDRVLCLEVPDDAIIERLSGRRTCAACGAGYHVAFDPPMNPDTCDKCGGALSQREDDKAEAIQQRLVTFHQQTAPLEAYYEKRGVLARVPGVGGIEEIAERIAEALGAV, encoded by the coding sequence GTGCGACTCGTCTTCTTTGGGCCCCCGGGGGCCGGCAAGGGCACGCAGGCCGTGAGGATCTGCGAGCGCCTGGGCATCCCCCAGGTCTCCACCGGAGTGATCCTCCGGGCCGCCAAGGCGGAGGGGACCCCGATGGGGCTGAAGGCGGCCGAGTACATGGACGGCGGCCAGCTGGTGCCGGACGAGGTCGTGGTGGGGATCGTCGAGGAGCGGATCGCCCAGGAGGACGCCGCCGCCGGCTACATCCTGGACGGATTCCCCCGGACCCTCCCCCAGGCCGAGGCCCTCGACGCCCTGCTCGCCGAGCGGGGAGAGGCCCTGGATCGGGTGCTCTGCCTCGAGGTGCCGGATGACGCGATCATCGAGCGCCTCTCGGGGAGGCGGACCTGCGCCGCCTGTGGCGCGGGCTACCACGTGGCCTTTGATCCGCCAATGAATCCGGATACTTGCGATAAATGCGGGGGCGCGCTGAGCCAGCGCGAAGACGATAAGGCGGAGGCGATCCAGCAGCGGCTGGTGACCTTCCACCAGCAGACGGCCCCTCTTGAGGCCTATTACGAGAAGCGAGGAGTGCTCGCCCGCGTCCCTGGCGTGGGCGGGATCGAGGAGATTGCGGAGCGTATCGCCGAGGCACTGGGTGCTGTCTGA
- the secY gene encoding preprotein translocase subunit SecY — MMNALLNIFRITELRNRIAFTLAMLAVYRVGIFISVPGVDRVVMQKYVGSTGGLLGMFNLFSGGALEQLSIMALGIMPYISSSIILQLLAVVVPAIEKLKKEGEAGQKKITQYTRYGTILLAIIQGVAIATMLEGIQIDAGELVVPNPGWGFRAMTVLTLTGGTCFLMWLGEQITDRGIGNGISLLIFAGIVAGLPDAILSTWRMTTSTQQLDPFTLVLLVGFMVVVTGFIVYMERAQRRIPVQYAKRAVGQKMYGGQSTHLPLKVNTAGVIPPIFASSLLMFPQTLEGIFPWMSYVGEVFNLNTFTGNGLYVLMIVFFAFFYTAVTFNPVDVADNLKKYGGYIPGIRPGKKTAEYIDRVLSRITFGGSLYLAAVCVLPTLLINRYGVPFYFGGTSLLIIVGVGLDTVQQIESHLITRHYEGFTGPSGPRIRGRTRRAA, encoded by the coding sequence ATGATGAACGCCCTGCTGAACATCTTCCGCATCACCGAGCTGCGTAATCGGATCGCCTTCACTCTGGCGATGCTCGCTGTCTATCGGGTCGGCATCTTCATCAGTGTGCCCGGCGTGGACCGGGTCGTGATGCAGAAGTACGTCGGCTCGACCGGTGGCCTGCTGGGGATGTTCAACCTCTTCTCCGGTGGAGCGCTGGAGCAGCTCTCCATCATGGCCCTGGGCATCATGCCCTACATCTCCTCCTCCATCATTCTGCAGCTGCTCGCGGTGGTCGTGCCGGCCATCGAGAAGCTGAAGAAGGAGGGCGAGGCCGGTCAGAAGAAGATCACCCAGTACACCCGCTACGGGACGATCCTCCTGGCGATCATCCAGGGTGTGGCGATCGCCACGATGCTCGAGGGCATCCAGATCGACGCGGGAGAGCTCGTGGTGCCGAACCCCGGCTGGGGCTTCCGCGCCATGACGGTGCTCACGCTCACGGGCGGCACCTGCTTCCTGATGTGGCTGGGCGAGCAGATCACCGACCGCGGCATCGGCAACGGCATCTCCCTGCTGATCTTCGCGGGTATCGTGGCGGGCCTGCCCGACGCCATCCTCAGCACCTGGCGGATGACGACCTCGACCCAGCAGCTCGATCCCTTCACCCTGGTGCTGCTCGTCGGCTTCATGGTGGTGGTGACCGGCTTCATCGTCTACATGGAGCGGGCGCAGCGCCGGATCCCGGTGCAGTACGCCAAGCGGGCGGTCGGCCAGAAGATGTACGGCGGCCAGAGCACCCACCTTCCCCTGAAGGTGAACACCGCCGGCGTCATCCCCCCGATCTTCGCGTCGTCCCTGCTGATGTTCCCGCAGACCCTCGAGGGGATCTTCCCCTGGATGAGCTACGTGGGTGAGGTCTTCAACCTCAACACCTTCACCGGGAACGGCCTCTACGTCCTGATGATCGTCTTCTTCGCGTTCTTCTACACCGCGGTCACCTTCAATCCGGTGGACGTGGCGGACAACCTGAAGAAGTACGGCGGCTACATCCCCGGCATCCGCCCGGGCAAGAAGACGGCCGAGTACATCGATCGGGTCCTCTCCCGGATCACCTTCGGTGGCTCCCTCTACCTGGCCGCGGTCTGCGTCCTGCCGACCCTGCTCATCAACCGCTACGGTGTGCCCTTCTACTTCGGCGGCACCAGCCTGCTGATCATCGTCGGCGTCGGGCTGGACACCGTGCAGCAGATCGAGTCCCACCTCATCACGCGGCACTATGAGGGCTTCACCGGCCCGAGCGGTCCGCGCATCCGGGGTCGGACCCGGCGGGCCGCCTAG
- the rplO gene encoding 50S ribosomal protein L15 — protein sequence MNLHSLKAPKGSNKRRKRVGRGPGSGLGKTAGRGYKGQKSRVGNMNNSGFEGGQMPLQRRLPKFGFHHDGKVYNVFNVAVLDSRFNDGDTVDLDSLKAARMVRKIEDGVKILGNGEISKKLTVRVQKISAAAKSKIEAAGGTVELVDLPRKAPKSAAAE from the coding sequence GTGAACTTGCACAGCCTCAAGGCCCCCAAGGGCTCCAACAAGCGTCGCAAGCGCGTCGGCCGGGGCCCCGGCTCCGGGCTCGGCAAGACCGCCGGCCGTGGCTACAAGGGCCAGAAGAGCCGCGTGGGCAACATGAACAACTCGGGCTTCGAGGGCGGGCAGATGCCCCTCCAGCGTCGCCTGCCGAAGTTCGGTTTCCACCACGACGGCAAGGTCTACAACGTCTTCAACGTCGCGGTCCTCGACAGTCGCTTCAACGATGGCGACACCGTCGATCTCGACAGCCTGAAGGCGGCCCGCATGGTCCGGAAGATCGAGGACGGGGTGAAGATCCTGGGCAACGGTGAGATCTCCAAGAAGCTCACCGTCCGTGTCCAGAAGATCAGCGCCGCGGCCAAGTCCAAGATCGAGGCCGCGGGCGGGACCGTGGAGCTCGTGGACCTGCCCCGTAAGGCTCCCAAGAGCGCAGCTGCCGAGTAG
- the rpmD gene encoding 50S ribosomal protein L30, whose amino-acid sequence MALKVTQIKSGSGSTVRQLETLKGLGLGKIGKSRVLKDDGPTRGMIDKVRHLIAVEEVSK is encoded by the coding sequence ATGGCTCTCAAGGTGACTCAGATCAAGTCTGGCTCGGGCTCCACCGTGCGCCAGCTCGAGACCCTCAAGGGGCTCGGGCTCGGCAAGATCGGCAAGAGCCGGGTCCTCAAGGATGATGGCCCCACCCGCGGGATGATCGACAAGGTTCGGCATCTCATCGCGGTGGAGGAGGTTTCGAAGTGA